Proteins encoded in a region of the Zea mays cultivar B73 chromosome 4, Zm-B73-REFERENCE-NAM-5.0, whole genome shotgun sequence genome:
- the LOC100192492 gene encoding Casein kinase 1-like protein 9 produces the protein MDHVVGGKFKLGKKIGSGSFGELFLAVNVQTGEEVAVKLENVKTKHPQLHYESKLYMLLQGGTGIPHLKWFGVEGDYNVMVIDLLGPSLEDLFNYCSRKFSLKTVLMLADQMINRVEYMHQKGFLHRDIKPDNFLMGLGRKANQVYIIDYGLAKKYRDLQTHKHIPYRENKNLTGTARYASVNTHLGVEQSRRDDLESLGYVLMYFLRGSLPWQGLKAGTKKQKYDKISEKKMLTPVEVLCKSYPSEFISYFHYCRSLRFEDKPDYSYLKRLFRDLFIREGYQFDYVFDWTILKYPQIGSNPRTRAGERTSGAAGPSMDRIEKTPGEASGRRNPSGPVNQSDSYAQRPRETVSMSLKEIMHSTDRSGERTVERPRTSSRTGSASRRAVASSSRPATSSMEPSEQQYSRASRLFSSNSGSRPSSAQRVNPAPGESRATSLSRAAVARGSRDEPLHRSLELLSLGSGKRK, from the exons ATGGATCATGTGGTCGGGGGCAAGTTCAAGCTCGGCAAGAAGATCGGGAGTGGATCGTTCGGGGAGCTCTTCCTCG CCGTGAATGTGCAGACCGGGGAGGAGGTCGCCGTCAAGCTG GAAAATGTCAAGACAAAGCACCCGCAGCTTCATTACGAGTCCAAGCTATACATGCTTCTCCAAGGAGGAA CTGGCATTCCGCACCTCAAGTGGTTCGGCGTCGAGGGGGACTACAATGTGATGGTGATCGACCTTCTCGGCCCTAGCCTTGAGGACTTGTTCAACTACTGCAGCAGAAAGTTCTCTCTGAAGACTGTGCTCATGCTCGCTGACCAAATG ATTAACCGGGTTGAGTACATGCATCAAAAGGGGTTTCTTCACCGTGATATAAAGCCTGATAATTTCCTCATGGGGCTTGGTAGGAAAGCCAATCAG GTATATATAATAGACTATGGACTAGCGAAAAAATATAGGGACCTTCAAACTCATAAGCACATCCCGTACAG AGAGAACAAGAACCTCACTGGAACTGCACGATATGCAAGTGTCAACACCCACCTTGGTGTTG AGCAAAGCAGGCGAGATGATTTAGAATCCCTCGGTTATGTTCTTATGTACTTCCTTAGGGGCAG CCTACCATGGCAGGGGCTGAAGGCAGGAACCAAGAAGCAGAAATATGACAAGATCAGCGAGAAAAAGATGCTCACTCCTGTGGAG GTACTCTGCAAATCGTACCCATCAGAGTTCATCTCCTACTTCCACTACTGCCGTTCGTTGCGGTTTGAAGACAAGCCTGACTATTCTTACCTGAAGAGACTATTCCGCGATCTCTTTATCCGGGAAG GATACCAGTTCGACTACGTGTTTGACTGGACCATTCTAAAGTATCCTCAAATAGGCTCCAACCCACGGACCAGG GCCGGTGAAAGAACTAGTGGCGCTGCTGGACCCTCAATGGATAGGATTGAGAAGACCCCAG GAGAAGCGTCCGGTAGAAGGAACCCTAGTGGTCCTGTGAATCAGAGCGACAGTTACGCGCAACGGCCACGCGAGACCGTATCCATGTCGCTAAAGGAGATT ATGCATAGCACTGACCGGTCTGGGGAAAGGACTGTGGAGAGACCACGCACGTCCTCACGCACAGGCAGCGCATCCCGCAGAGCCGTTGCGTCAAGCAGCAGGCCAGCAACCTCGTCCATGGAACCAAGCGAGCAGCAGTATAGCCGGGCGAGCAGACTGTTCTCTAGCAACAGTGGCAGCCGGCCATCCAGCGCCCAGAGAGTCAACCCTGCGCCGGGCGAGTCTAGGGCCACCTCCCTTTCGCGGGCAGCGGTCGCGAGAGGCTCCCGCGACGAGCCACTCCACCGCAGCCTGGAGCTCCTTTCCCTTGGCAGCGGCAAGAGGAAATAG